One Faecalispora anaeroviscerum genomic window carries:
- a CDS encoding methyl-accepting chemotaxis protein: MIAFIGIPVLLSYVIIGGILLSLVGNSVSDLTENELQSRSEGAAYQVEEFLMQYTEISSRLAQNADLQQMMTDSNKSHTMSDDARFANLYQTMKNMRGTDKNILSIFISDVDAEQSINTNGKNNKAYKTTERPWFIQMKAKNGLTLTEPYEDINTKQQVVTIASPVYKKGTTEIIGAVGLDLTLSSLSENVRSFKIGQEGYYILVSSDGNIVSHPKDEYLNKNITDTDLTESIVKNFQGKKEGAVQYTSHGILSYGYTCPVGDTGWMVATGLPEKEYFQEFDAVRSVLLISFLIALGAIFFILVLISRRLVSPLRKLTVTANQIADGNLDVEISIHSRDEIGRLGDAFNRTVFQLSNYRGYIQEITKTLETMAAGDMRIHLQQEYAGEFAPVKQALLDISSSLCTTLSSIDEIAAQVNSSAEQVSSAAQALAAGATQQAASVEELSSMIAHIDESARGNTKNAENTVAVFEKSNQKFQSISRSVELLEGNMREISNSSAMIMGITRTIEDIAFQTNILALNAAIEAARAGAAGKGFAVVADEVRNLAAKSAEAVKRTAELLAKSSQTVELGVTAVNEVSGTIQSVIEMGNQTNMAVVGMGKSAQDQAEAVTQISEGLSQISAVVQTNAATAEESSASSAELSNQAEVLHQEIRKFQLHNLEEETPAASAEQPENLDFYSGESY; encoded by the coding sequence ATGATAGCTTTTATCGGGATACCGGTACTTCTTTCCTATGTGATCATAGGCGGAATTCTGCTTAGTCTGGTAGGAAATTCTGTGTCTGACCTGACGGAGAATGAGCTGCAGTCCAGGTCGGAAGGCGCGGCTTATCAAGTGGAAGAGTTTTTGATGCAGTACACCGAGATCTCAAGCCGGCTGGCTCAAAATGCAGATTTACAGCAGATGATGACAGATTCCAATAAAAGTCATACGATGAGTGACGATGCAAGGTTTGCAAACCTGTATCAAACCATGAAGAACATGCGCGGAACAGATAAAAACATTTTATCTATTTTTATCTCAGACGTAGACGCGGAGCAAAGCATTAATACGAATGGCAAAAATAATAAGGCATATAAAACAACGGAACGCCCCTGGTTCATTCAAATGAAAGCGAAGAATGGCCTCACGTTGACCGAGCCTTATGAGGATATTAATACAAAGCAGCAGGTGGTGACAATTGCGTCACCTGTTTATAAAAAGGGAACGACAGAGATTATTGGCGCTGTGGGATTGGATCTTACTTTATCCAGTTTGAGTGAAAATGTACGCTCATTCAAAATCGGGCAGGAAGGGTACTATATTTTAGTGTCCTCCGATGGAAACATCGTTTCCCACCCCAAAGATGAGTACCTGAATAAGAATATTACTGATACGGATCTGACGGAATCTATTGTGAAAAATTTTCAGGGGAAAAAGGAGGGGGCCGTTCAATATACCTCTCATGGCATTCTCAGCTACGGATATACCTGCCCTGTGGGTGATACCGGCTGGATGGTGGCAACCGGGCTGCCGGAGAAGGAATATTTTCAGGAATTTGACGCGGTTCGTTCGGTACTGTTGATTTCCTTCCTGATTGCTTTGGGTGCAATTTTCTTCATCCTAGTGTTAATTTCCAGGCGGTTGGTGTCTCCTCTGCGTAAGCTGACTGTAACGGCTAATCAGATTGCAGACGGAAACCTGGATGTGGAAATTTCCATCCACAGCCGAGATGAAATCGGGCGCCTGGGGGATGCTTTTAACCGAACTGTGTTCCAGCTTTCCAATTACAGGGGCTATATTCAGGAAATAACCAAAACACTGGAGACCATGGCGGCCGGCGATATGCGTATTCACCTGCAGCAGGAGTACGCCGGAGAGTTTGCGCCCGTAAAGCAGGCGCTGCTGGACATATCCTCCTCTCTTTGCACTACCCTGTCCTCCATTGATGAGATCGCGGCGCAGGTGAACTCAAGCGCGGAGCAGGTTTCGAGCGCGGCGCAGGCGCTGGCGGCTGGCGCTACCCAGCAGGCGGCCTCTGTGGAGGAGCTTTCCTCCATGATCGCCCACATTGATGAATCGGCGAGAGGAAATACCAAAAATGCGGAAAACACAGTGGCTGTGTTTGAAAAATCCAATCAGAAGTTTCAGTCTATCAGCCGAAGCGTCGAGCTGCTCGAGGGCAACATGCGGGAGATCAGCAATTCCTCCGCAATGATTATGGGGATTACCCGTACCATTGAGGATATTGCGTTCCAGACGAACATTCTGGCGCTGAACGCGGCGATTGAAGCTGCCCGGGCCGGTGCGGCGGGCAAGGGCTTTGCCGTGGTTGCCGACGAGGTTCGCAACCTTGCGGCAAAATCAGCCGAAGCCGTAAAGCGGACTGCGGAGCTGCTGGCAAAATCAAGCCAGACGGTGGAGCTTGGCGTTACTGCGGTGAATGAGGTTTCCGGAACAATTCAGAGCGTGATTGAGATGGGCAACCAGACGAACATGGCGGTTGTGGGCATGGGCAAGTCCGCGCAGGATCAGGCCGAGGCGGTCACGCAGATTTCGGAGGGGCTCTCTCAGATTTCGGCGGTGGTGCAGACCAACGCTGCCACAGCGGAGGAAAGCTCTGCTTCGAGCGCCGAGCTTTCGAATCAGGCCGAGGTTCTGCATCAGGAAATCCGCAAGTTCCAGCTGCACAATTTGGAGGAAGAGACCCCTGCGGCTTCTGCCGAGCAGCCGGAGAATTTGGATTTCTATTCCGGTGAGAGTTATTAA
- a CDS encoding methyl-accepting chemotaxis protein → MIRKRKDGRKKSLRSKIILFVGIPVILSYLIVGSTILMIVRDNVSQLTNQQLASDSKAASRQIENFFQQYMALPDQLSKNAEVQKMMTTIGQGHVMEQYTGFASLYNTMKNMVGKDTNIQSLWVADVDAKQFVDTQGESAKNFPTSERAWFAEMKKRGGITMTDPYEVYTTKKRVVSIVAPVFQPNTNEIVGAVGLNLTLDNLNQIIGNYKLGSTGFYILMSAGGQVIYHPVQDNVNKSLDDVDLSDNFKQAATSHTEGLLQYTSGTTHSHGYLSPVGDTGWVIATGLPDAEFYANYNQIVWIWSVVMLVSMVLVLLMILFISQRLTAPIKQLEKAASEVAEGNLNVTVSVKSRDETGQLAQAFERMVAQLRDYRDYIQEIAGTLETMAAGDMRIHLQQDYAGEFAPVKQALLDISSSLCTTLSSIDEIAAQVNSGAEQVSSAAQALAAGATQQAASVEELSSMIAHIDESARENAENAENTVAVFEKSNQQFQSISRSVELLEGHMREISNSSAMIMGITRTIEDIAFQTNILALNAAIEAARAGTAGKGFAVVADEVRNLAAKSAEAVKRTAELLEKSGQTVELGVTAVNEVSGTIQSVIEMGNQTNTAVVGMGKSAQEQAEAVTQISEGLSQISAVVQTNAATAEESSASSAELSNQAEVLHQEIRKFQLHDLEEAPAASAEQPENLDFYSGEGD, encoded by the coding sequence GTGATAAGAAAAAGAAAAGATGGACGCAAAAAAAGTCTACGCAGTAAGATCATTTTGTTTGTTGGAATACCGGTTATATTATCTTATTTAATCGTTGGTTCCACAATTTTGATGATCGTGAGGGACAATGTCAGTCAGCTGACGAATCAGCAGCTGGCATCTGATTCCAAGGCAGCTTCAAGGCAGATTGAAAACTTTTTTCAGCAGTATATGGCGCTTCCGGATCAGCTCTCCAAAAATGCAGAGGTACAAAAAATGATGACCACGATTGGTCAGGGTCATGTGATGGAGCAGTATACCGGTTTTGCCAGCCTGTATAATACCATGAAGAACATGGTGGGGAAAGACACAAATATTCAGTCTCTGTGGGTGGCAGACGTGGATGCAAAGCAGTTTGTAGATACTCAGGGGGAAAGTGCCAAGAATTTCCCCACCTCTGAGAGGGCGTGGTTTGCTGAAATGAAGAAGCGGGGAGGCATAACAATGACCGACCCGTATGAGGTGTATACTACAAAAAAACGCGTGGTGTCGATTGTAGCGCCTGTGTTTCAGCCAAATACAAATGAAATTGTTGGCGCAGTAGGACTTAATTTGACACTGGATAATCTAAATCAAATTATTGGAAACTACAAACTGGGCAGCACTGGTTTTTATATTCTGATGTCTGCCGGCGGGCAGGTTATTTACCATCCGGTGCAGGACAATGTGAACAAGAGTCTTGACGATGTTGATTTATCAGACAATTTTAAGCAGGCAGCTACTTCTCATACGGAGGGCTTACTCCAATATACCTCCGGTACAACGCATAGCCACGGGTATCTTTCCCCTGTTGGGGATACAGGCTGGGTGATTGCAACCGGTCTGCCGGATGCGGAATTCTATGCGAACTATAACCAGATCGTGTGGATTTGGAGTGTTGTAATGCTGGTGTCGATGGTGCTGGTTCTGCTCATGATTCTGTTTATCTCCCAACGTCTTACAGCGCCGATTAAGCAGTTGGAGAAAGCGGCAAGCGAGGTAGCAGAGGGCAATCTGAATGTAACGGTCTCCGTGAAATCTCGGGATGAAACCGGTCAGCTTGCGCAAGCGTTTGAGCGTATGGTGGCTCAGCTCAGAGATTACCGCGACTATATTCAGGAGATTGCCGGTACGTTGGAGACCATGGCGGCCGGCGATATGCGTATTCACCTTCAGCAGGATTACGCCGGAGAGTTTGCGCCCGTAAAGCAGGCACTGCTGGACATATCCTCCTCTCTGTGTACTACGCTGTCCTCCATTGATGAGATCGCGGCGCAGGTCAACTCGGGAGCAGAACAGGTTTCGAGCGCGGCGCAGGCGTTGGCGGCCGGCGCTACCCAGCAGGCGGCCTCCGTGGAGGAGCTTTCCTCCATGATCGCCCACATTGATGAATCGGCGAGAGAAAATGCGGAAAATGCGGAAAACACAGTGGCTGTGTTTGAAAAATCCAATCAGCAGTTTCAGTCCATTAGCCGAAGTGTCGAGCTGCTCGAGGGCCACATGCGGGAGATCAGCAATTCCTCTGCAATGATTATGGGAATTACCCGTACGATTGAGGATATTGCGTTCCAGACAAACATTCTGGCGCTGAATGCCGCGATCGAAGCCGCACGGGCCGGCACGGCGGGCAAGGGCTTTGCTGTGGTTGCCGACGAGGTTCGCAACCTTGCGGCAAAATCCGCCGAGGCTGTAAAGCGGACTGCGGAGCTGCTGGAAAAATCCGGCCAGACGGTGGAGCTTGGCGTTACTGCGGTGAATGAGGTTTCCGGAACAATTCAGAGCGTAATTGAGATGGGCAACCAGACGAACACCGCGGTTGTGGGCATGGGCAAGTCCGCGCAGGAGCAGGCCGAGGCGGTCACGCAGATTTCGGAGGGGCTCTCTCAGATTTCGGCGGTCGTGCAGACCAACGCTGCCACAGCGGAGGAAAGCTCCGCTTCGAGCGCCGAGCTTTCGAATCAGGCCGAGGTTCTGCATCAGGAAATCCGCAAGTTCCAGCTGCACGATTTGGAGGAAGCCCCTGCGGCTTCTGCCGAGCAGCCGGAGAATTTGGATTTCTATTCCGGTGAAGGCGATTAA
- a CDS encoding methyl-accepting chemotaxis protein: protein MRKNEKKGRKKSLRGKIILFVGIPVVLSYLIVGSIIAMIVRSNVTQLTNQQLASDSKAASRQIENFFQQYTALPDELSKNVEVQTMMTTIGQGHAMEQYTGFASLYNTMKNMVGKDTNIQSLWVADVDAKQYLDTQGENTKNYPATERPWFIQMKERGSMTMTDPYEDINTKKQIVSIVTPVFQANTNEIIGAVGIDLTLDNLNQIMGTYKLGNTGFYILLSAGGQVIYHPEQEDVNKSLADVDLSDSFKQAATAHTEGLIEYTSGTTHSHGYLAPVGDTGWMLATGLPNAEFYANYNQIVWLWCIVMLVSMVLVLLMILFISSRLVVPIKHLEKAATEVAEGNLDVTISVKSRDETGQLAREFERMVAQLRNYRGYIQEITNTLDTMANGDMRIHLQYEYAGEFAPVKQALLGISDSLRKTLSSIDEIAAQVNSGAEQVSSAAQALAAGATQQAASVEELSSMIAHIDESARGNAKNAENTVAVFEKSNQKFQSISRSVELLEGNMREISNSSAMIMGITRTIEDIAFQTNILALNAAIEAARAGAAGKGFAVVADEVRNLAAKSAEAVKRTAELLAKSSQTVELGVTAVNEVSGTIQSVIEMGNQTNMAVVGMGKSAQEQAEAVTQISEGLSQISAVVQTNAATAEESSASSAELSNQAEVLHREIRKFQLHDLEESPAASAGQPENLDFYSMNEYK from the coding sequence ATTCCGGTTGTTTTATCTTACTTGATCGTCGGTTCTATTATTGCAATGATTGTAAGAAGCAATGTCACTCAGTTGACCAATCAGCAGTTGGCATCTGATTCCAAGGCGGCTTCCAGGCAGATTGAAAACTTTTTTCAGCAGTATACAGCGCTGCCGGATGAGCTCTCCAAAAATGTGGAAGTACAAACAATGATGACCACGATTGGTCAGGGTCATGCGATGGAGCAGTATACCGGTTTTGCCAGCCTGTATAACACTATGAAAAACATGGTGGGAAAAGACACAAACATTCAGTCTCTGTGGGTAGCAGACGTTGATGCAAAGCAGTATTTAGATACTCAGGGGGAGAACACCAAAAATTATCCTGCCACTGAGAGGCCATGGTTTATTCAGATGAAAGAGCGGGGCAGTATGACCATGACCGACCCGTATGAGGATATTAATACGAAGAAGCAGATAGTATCGATCGTAACCCCTGTGTTTCAAGCAAATACCAACGAGATCATCGGCGCGGTGGGTATCGATCTGACACTTGATAATCTGAATCAAATTATGGGAACTTATAAGCTGGGCAATACCGGCTTTTACATTCTGCTTTCTGCCGGTGGGCAGGTCATTTACCATCCCGAGCAGGAGGATGTGAACAAAAGCCTCGCGGATGTTGATTTGTCCGACAGCTTCAAACAGGCTGCCACTGCTCATACGGAAGGCCTGATTGAATACACATCTGGTACAACGCACAGTCACGGGTACCTTGCTCCGGTAGGGGATACGGGCTGGATGCTCGCAACCGGTTTGCCTAACGCAGAATTCTATGCAAACTACAATCAGATCGTGTGGCTCTGGTGTATTGTGATGCTGGTGTCGATGGTGCTGGTTCTCCTGATGATTCTGTTTATTTCCAGCCGTCTGGTGGTACCGATCAAGCATTTGGAGAAAGCGGCAACCGAGGTGGCCGAAGGCAATCTGGATGTAACAATATCGGTCAAATCACGGGATGAAACCGGTCAGCTTGCGCGGGAGTTCGAGCGTATGGTCGCTCAGCTCAGAAATTACCGCGGCTATATTCAGGAGATTACCAATACGCTGGATACAATGGCAAACGGCGACATGCGCATTCACCTGCAGTACGAGTACGCCGGGGAGTTTGCGCCCGTGAAGCAGGCGCTTCTGGGCATTTCTGATTCGCTGCGCAAAACGCTCTCTTCCATTGATGAAATCGCGGCGCAGGTCAACTCGGGAGCCGAACAGGTTTCGAGCGCGGCGCAGGCGCTGGCGGCTGGCGCTACCCAGCAGGCGGCCTCTGTGGAGGAGCTTTCCTCCATGATCGCCCACATTGATGAATCGGCGAGAGGAAATGCCAAAAATGCGGAAAACACAGTGGCTGTGTTTGAAAAATCCAATCAGAAGTTTCAGTCCATCAGCCGAAGTGTCGAGCTGCTCGAGGGCAACATGCGGGAGATCAGCAATTCCTCCGCAATGATTATGGGGATTACCCGTACCATTGAGGATATTGCGTTCCAGACGAACATTCTGGCGCTGAACGCGGCGATTGAAGCTGCCCGGGCCGGTGCGGCGGGCAAGGGCTTTGCCGTGGTGGCGGACGAGGTTCGCAACCTTGCGGCAAAATCAGCCGAAGCCGTAAAGCGGACTGCGGAGCTGCTGGCAAAATCAAGCCAGACGGTGGAGCTTGGCGTTACTGCGGTGAATGAGGTTTCCGGAACAATTCAGAGCGTGATTGAGATGGGCAACCAGACGAACATGGCGGTTGTGGGCATGGGCAAGTCCGCGCAGGAGCAGGCCGAGGCGGTCACGCAGATTTCGGAGGGGCTCTCTCAGATTTCGGCGGTGGTGCAGACCAACGCCGCCACAGCGGAGGAAAGCTCCGCTTCGAGCGCCGAGCTTTCGAATCAGGCCGAGGTTCTGCATCGGGAAATCCGCAAGTTCCAGCTGCACGATTTGGAGGAGTCCCCTGCGGCTTCTGCCGGGCAGCCGGAGAATCTGGATTTTTATTCCATGAATGAATATAAATGA